A stretch of Mastomys coucha isolate ucsf_1 unplaced genomic scaffold, UCSF_Mcou_1 pScaffold1, whole genome shotgun sequence DNA encodes these proteins:
- the Selp gene encoding P-selectin, translating into MAGCPKGSWKPRLWSVVLGAAQLIWFSALISELVNQKEVAAWTYNYSTKAYSWNNSRAFCRRHFTDLVAIQNKNEIAHLNDVIPFFSSYYWIGIRKINNKWTWVGTNKTLTEEAENWADNEPNNKRNNQDCVEIYIKSNSAPGKWNDEPCFKRKRALCYTASCQDMSCSNQGECIETIGSYTCSCYPGFYGPECEYVKECGKFDISQHLLMNCSHPLGAFSFNSQCTFSCAEGYELDGPSELQCLASGIWTNNPPQCKAVQCQSLEAPLHGTMSCMHPIAPFAYDSNCKFECQPGYRMRGSDTLHCTGSGQWSEPLPTCEAITCEPPESPIHGSLDCVPSTGAFEYNSSCTFHCAEGFVLKGNDAIQCADSGQWTAPVPVCEALQCQEFPVPSKAQVSCSDPLGILKYQSVCSFSCDEGSLLVGASVIRCLATGHWSGDPPECQAVSCTTLLSPENGSMTCVQPLGDSTYKSTCQFMCDEGFYLSGPERLDCSPSGHWTGTPPMCEAIKCPGIFAPEQGSLDCSHVHGEFSVGSICHFSCNKDFELLGSENVECTVSGRWSAPPPTCKGVTSLPVPPLRCPALTTPGQGTMSCQHHLGSFGPNTTCYFGCKTGFTLRGANSIRCRSSGQWTAVTPMCRAVKCSELHMDTAVAMNCSNPWGNFSYGSTCAFYCPEGQSLNGSVRATCREDGHWSDAMPTCQAGTVTIQEALTYVGGAVASTTGLAVAGTLLALLRKRLRKKDDGKCPLNPHSHLGTYGVFTNAAYDPTP; encoded by the exons AGCTTGTAAATCAGAAGGAAGTGGCCGCGTGGACCTATAACTACAGCACAAAGGCATACTCTTGGAATAACTCACGGGCCTTCTGCAGGAGGCACTTCACAGACCTAGTGGCCATCCAGAATAAGAATGAAATCGCTCACCTCAATGACGTCATCCCATTCTTCAGCTCTTACTACTGGATTGGTATCCGAAAGATCAACAATAAGTGGACCTGGGTGGGAACCAATAAGACTCTCACGGAGGAGGCTGAGAACTGGGCGGATAATGAGCCCAACAACAAGAGGAACAACCAGGACTGTGTGGAGATCTACATCAAGAGTAATTCGGCCCCTGGCAAGTGGAATGACGAACCCTGTTTTAAACGAAAGCGGGCCCTGTGCTACACAG CCTCCTGCCAGGACATGTCCTGCAGCAACCAAGGGGAGTGCATCGAGACCATTGGGAGCTACACCTGCTCCTGCTACCCAGGCTTCTATGGACCAGAGTGTGAATACG TCAAGGAGTGTGGAAAATTCGACATCTCGCAACACCTTCTCATGAACTGCAGCCATCCTCTGGGGGCCTTCTCCTTCAACTCTCAGTGTACCTTCAGCTGTGCTGAGGGCTACGAGCTGGATGGACCCAGCGAGCTGCAATGCTTGGCTTCTGGAATCTGGACAAATAACCCCCCACAGTGCAAAG CTGTGCAATGTCAGAGCCTGGAAGCCCCTCTCCATGGAACCATGTCCTGTATGCACCCGATTGCTCCCTTTGCCTACGACTCCAACTGTAAATTCGAGTGCCAGCCTGGATATCGAATGAGGGGCTCTGACACACTCCACTGCACTGGCTCTGGTCAGTGGAGTGAACCACTGCCAACCTGTGAAG CCATCACATGTGAACCTCCGGAGAGCCCCATCCATGGAAGCCTGGACTGCGTCCCATCTACAGGAGCCTTTGAGTACAACAGCAGCTGCACTTTTCACTGTGCAGAGGGATTCGTGCTGAAGGGAAATGATGCCATTCAGTGTGCCGACTCGGGGCAGTGGACAGCCCCAGTCCCAGTCTGTGAAG CTTTGCAATGTCAGGAGTTTCCGGTTCCGAGTAAAGCCCAGGTGAGCTGCTCGGATCCCTTGGGAATCTTGAAGTACCAGTCAGTCTGCAGCTTTTCCTGTGATGAAGGCTCACTCTTGGTGGGAGCAAGTGTGATAAGATGCCTGGCTACTGGACACTGGAGTGGAGATCCTCCTGAATGTCAAG CTGTCTCCTGCACTACCTTGCTCAGCCCTGAGAATGGATCCATGACCTGTGTCCAGCCTCTTGGGGATTCCACCTACAAATCCACATGCCAGTTCATGTGCGATGAAGGATTTTATCTATCTGGACCAGAAAGATTGGATTGTTCTCCATCTGGACACTGGACGGGCACCCCTCCCATGTGTGAAG CCATCAAGTGTCCGGGAATCTTCGCCCCAGAGCAAGGCAGCCTGGATTGTTCTCATGTCCATGGAGAATTCAGTGTTGGCTCTATCTGTCACTTCTCCTGCAACAAGGACTTCGAGCTACTGGGATCTGAAAATGTGGAATGCACAGTGTCTGGAAGATGGTCTGCACCTCCGCCAACCTGCAAAG GTGTAACATCACTTCCTGTCCCACCGCTCCGATGCCCTGCCCTCACAACTCCTGGACAGGGCACAATGTCCTGCCAACACCACCTGGGAAGCTTTGGTCCGAACACCACTTGTTACTTTGGGTGCAAAACCGGATTTACACTCAGGGGAGCCAACTCGATCCGCTGCCGGTCTTCAGGACAATGGACAGCAGTGACCCCCATGTGCAGAG CTGTCAAATGCTCAGAATTGCACATGGACACAGCAGTAGCGATGAACTGTTCCAATCCCTGGGGGAACTTTAGCTATGGATCAACCTGCGCCTTCTACTGCCCAGAAGGACAGTCACTGAATGGCTCTGTGAGGGCAACCTGCCGAGAGGATGGCCACTGGTCAGATGCCATGCCAACTTGCCAAG CAGGGACAGTGACAATCCAGGAAGCTCTGACTTACGTGGGTGGCGCAGTGGCTTCTACTACAGGCCTGGCAGTGGCTGGGACACTCCTAGCTCTGCTAAGAAAGCGTCTCagaaagaaag ATGATGGAAAATGCCCCTTGAACCCTCACAG TCACCTAGGAACATATGGAGTCTTCACTAATGCTGCATACGACCCAACCCCTTAA